Genomic segment of Leptospira perdikensis:
ACAATTTCCCTTACAGCCGTCAGCGGAGATGTTATCCAGGTCTCGAGGTCTCATCATTGATGAGTTGGAAGCGGATCCCCGAATTATTGTCCTTCCCCATGTAGGATTTTATTCAATTCCCGAATCAGAAGCTGCAAATTTTTTACATATTGCTAACGAGTATTTGATGACCAAAGTCGAACCTTTAGCGAAGGCCTTCGATACAGAGATTCGATTGGCTTTTGATCGAATTCACACCATGACACCCGTGAGTGGAAATTCGGAACCAAGTGAAGTGGATCTAATTCGTTCAAAAATTGAAATGTTATATGGGTTTAAGGAAATTCTAAAAGAAAATGGATTTTATCCTTTAGTTCATAACTTACGAAAGGTGGCAGAAATTGCCGCTAAATATGCAGAAGTCGAAAAAAAACGTGAGGTTGACCGACTCCTGAAAGTTTATATGAAAATGTTGGATAGCCAATTTGACTTTGATTCAAGACTCCTTCGAATCAATTTGGAAAAGGACAATGAACATGATACCATCATTGTTGATCTTCTAAGAAAGAACCCTAAAGTTCTTTCTGCCGAATGGCATGACCAGGATTCAAAAATTGCTGTTTTTGTGAATAACAACCAGAACAATATCAAAGACATCAATCACCTTATTTTCCAAAATTATAGATTCACTACGGAACATATATTATACCTCAAAGCCATCATTGAACTCAACGAAAAAGAACTAAAACCTCTTTTCAAAGATGATGATTTTGTAAAAACCTACGGTAAAAATCTTCAAACTGTTTATTTTAATTATATTCCTTGGTTTTATAAACTTTTTTATTATTTAGGAGTATCTCCTATTGTGAACTCTGGTTATGCGAAGGCAAAATCGATTTTAACTTATGCACAAATGGATCGTCAGTTTTTATACCAGAAACGGAGAGAAAATTTCTTTAAAAAGAAACTAAGAGAAAGAGAGGAACGGTTTGAAAAAGAAAAAAAACAACAACTCAAACGTGCTCTTATTTCTGCTCTTAGTGATGCCTATTTTCAAAAGAATTGTTTACCTTCAGTGGATTGGCTTGGGTCCAATTATCCTGCCTTCTCGGCAGAAACTTTGGAAAAAATGATTCCTGATTTTGCTTTTATATCCACAACAGGAAAAACGGTGAAACCTAATTCAGTCATTTTGTTTCCGAATTCTCCCGAATTTGATTCTCTGAATAAACGTTTGAAGGAATTATTCAACCAGTGGACAAGAGGTGAGTTAGATCCACCAGCTGAAGACAAGGAACTCCTTGTTCAAATTCGTAGTTTGATTTAATCAATACCAACGTTTGATTCTAAAATAAAGTAACATCAAAATTCCTAAAAAACCCATACCACACAAGGCAGAGATAAATCCATATTCCCATTCGAGAGTGGGCATATGACGAAAATTCATACCGTAAATTCCTGCAACCAGAGACATCGGTAACATAATGGCTGTCATGATGGTAAGGATTTTCATGATTTCGTTGGTTTTGCGAGTGGATATAGCAATATGGGCTTCGAGAGCAGAAGATATGGACTCAATATTACTATCCACAAGTTCTAAGATACGAAGGGAATGGTCTCTTACGTCTCGAAAAAAAGCATCTGCTTCATCACTAAAAAAACTGTTCTTAATTTTTTCTAAATCTTCTAACACTTCTTTGTTTTGTAACATCCCTTTTTTGATCGAAAGCAGACTTGCCCGCAAACTATAAACATTGCTGATATCTAAGGATTTTGCATTTCCGAAAATTTGATCTTCGAAATGTTCGATTCGTTCTTCAATCTTTTGTGTGATGGCAAGAGTATGGTCAGTTTCTATGTCTAAAATTTTATGTACAACGAATTCATATCCGCGTGCAAGAATTTTATTGTTCACTTTCCACTGGTCTATGATGTCACCGATACTATCACGGTAGTCTAGTGTTAAAGAAATAATTTGGTTTGGTGTTAGAATGAAGTTAAAGTTTTTCTGTGTGAGTTGGTTTCTTTCAAAATGGAAACCTCGAAAAACAAAAAAGATATAATTGGGAAAAATTTCCAGTTTGATCCGACTATTGGGATTTAGAATGTCTTCAATGGTAAGTTGGTGGATATCATGTTTTTGAAAGAGAAACATTAGTTTTTCTTCGTTTTCTGCTGTGATATGAATCCAATGTTTGGGATGTCTATGCGAAAGAGGTAGAGGTCTATCGAGAAGCACTTCATCTTTACTTGTAGGAGTTAAAATATAATTAAAGAGAGCTGGCATTTATACTATATTCCTTAGAAAAAAATCTCTGAGTTCTTTTCTGTCATCGCTTGTGTCTTCAGCGATCACAAATTTCCTTGTTTTGAAATATCCGGAAGCTGTGATCATTGATTCTCTAATTTTTCCGGCTCGTGATAAAATGAGGTGAAATTTTTCGCCCGGGTGCAGGGATTTTTCTAGTTTCTGTAAGGTATTGGTTGTAGCCCGTTTCCCGTTGATGGCAAGTATTTCATCATCTAACATTAGGTCAAAAGAACCTGTCTCTGTATTGTGTAATAATTTTTGAACATAGAGGTTACCATTTTTTTCTTTTGTTTTGAATCCGGTTTCGCCTGCTTGATCGGTTTGAATCCTTTGGATACCAATGATATCCAAATAATAATCTACAGGGATTGGTTTTGGATTTTCTAAGTATTCGTTAAATTCTGTTTTTAAATCCACACCGGTAACATCTTTTACCGTTTCGAAAAATTCCTGTTTAGTGAAGCCTCTCCCTTTGGTTTTGACAAACACTTCGTTTAACTGTTGAAATACATGGCGAATGGTTTTTCTTTCTTTTGATTCTTTTAATAGAAACAAATTCATACACAAGGCAATGACTCCGCCCTTTGTATAATAGGAAACAGTGATATTGTGACTATTTCCATTTCGTTTGTAATATTTTGTCCAAGCGGTAAACGAAGATTCTTCAAGACTCATCCAAGAGTCGGCTTCATTGTCTTCTAACGCAAATACATCCGATTGGAGTTTAGCCAAATACTCTTCTTTTGTAAGAAATCCTGAATGGTAGAGGAAGTAAACATCGTAAAAACTTGTAAATCCTTCGGCAATCCAGAGTTCGCGTGTTAGG
This window contains:
- a CDS encoding magnesium transporter CorA family protein, which translates into the protein MPALFNYILTPTSKDEVLLDRPLPLSHRHPKHWIHITAENEEKLMFLFQKHDIHQLTIEDILNPNSRIKLEIFPNYIFFVFRGFHFERNQLTQKNFNFILTPNQIISLTLDYRDSIGDIIDQWKVNNKILARGYEFVVHKILDIETDHTLAITQKIEERIEHFEDQIFGNAKSLDISNVYSLRASLLSIKKGMLQNKEVLEDLEKIKNSFFSDEADAFFRDVRDHSLRILELVDSNIESISSALEAHIAISTRKTNEIMKILTIMTAIMLPMSLVAGIYGMNFRHMPTLEWEYGFISALCGMGFLGILMLLYFRIKRWY